A DNA window from Aphelocoma coerulescens isolate FSJ_1873_10779 chromosome 7, UR_Acoe_1.0, whole genome shotgun sequence contains the following coding sequences:
- the FEV gene encoding protein FEV: MPADRRAGKQDAGGRPGPGSLQAVSEPAPSWDVSAVGGAGKGERPGAAGTLPAGGRWGVAVPPGSSPPYTPPAPLFPPDPVGETLFKDGKSQAWGSLSPGVQKGSGQIQLWQFLLELLSDRANLNCIAWEGTNGEFKLIDPDEVARRWGERKSKPNMNYDKLSRALRYYYDKNIMTKVHGKRYAYKFDFHGLAQVCQPATPDHALYKFQGNLAPLPFSGISKLNLMTSGVTPAGFSYWPGSSPSLYPGHGLQPSAPFSAMAASHLNNMNNHYH; the protein is encoded by the exons ATGCCGGCCGACCGGCGAGCCGGGAAGCAGGATGCTGGTGGGAGGCCGGGGCCGGGCAGTCTCCAGGCAGTGTCCGAGCCCGCTCCCAGCTGGGATGTCAGCGCCGT CGGCGGGGCAGGCAAGGGGGAgcggccgggggctgcggggacgCTGCCCGCGGGTGGGCGCTGGGGGGTCGCGGTCCCgcctggctccagccctccCTACACTCCACCCGCGCCTCTTTTTCCCCCAGATCCAGTCGGGGAAACTTTGTTCAAAGACGGGAAGAGCCAGGCGTGGGGGTCTCTCAGCCCCGGCGTGCAGAAAG GTAGCGGGCAGATCCAGCTGTGGCAGTTCTTGCTGGAGCTGCTTTCGGACCGGGCCAACCTGAACTGCATCGCCTGGGAAGGCACCAACGGGGAGTTCAAGCTGATCGACCCTGACGAGGTGGCGCGGCGCTGGGGCGAGCGCAAGAGCAAACCCAACATGAATTACGACAAGCTGAGCCGAGCACTGCGCTACTACTATGACAAGAACATCATGACCAAGGTCCACGGCAAGCGCTACGCCTACAAGTTCGACTTCCACGGGCTGGCGCAGGTGTGCCAGCCAGCCACCCCCGATCACGCTCTCTACAAATTTCAGGGCAACCTGGCACCGCTGCCCTTCTCAGGCATCTCCAAACTCAACCTCATGACTTCGGGAGTGACACCGGCTGGCTTCTCCTACTGGCCTGGCTCCAGCCCATCCCTCTACCCTGGGCatgggctccagccctcagccCCGTTCAGTGCCATGGCAGCCTCCCACCTCAACAACATGAACAACCATTACCATTAG
- the CDK5R2 gene encoding cyclin-dependent kinase 5 activator 2 — protein sequence MGTVLSLSPAASSGKGGGGGGLLADKAPGRVPGKGESRLKRPGVLISALTWKRLVAASAKKKKSTKKVTPKPSGGAPGGGPGQPDPLVVQRNRENLRKSVVGPADGAKQGPLAVPVPTVPSAPQELHPGSGGGKPPPPPPPAGSRPPGSPRRVVVQASTGELLRCLGDFVCRRCYRLKELSPGELISWFRSVDRSLLLQGWQDQGFITPANLVFVYLLCREALRGEDIGSQAELQAAFLTCLYLAYSYMGNEISYPLKPFLVEGDKGRFWERCLGIIQRLSAKMLRINADPHYFTQLFQDLKSEGEGGDGSKHWTISLDR from the coding sequence ATGGGCACGgtgctctccctctcccccgccgcctcctcgggcaagggcggcggcggcggggggctgCTGGCCGACAAGGCGCCGGGAAGGGTGCCGGGCAAGGGCGAGAGCCGGCTGAAGCGCCCCGGCGTGCTAATCTCGGCGCTAACCTGGAAGCGGCTGGTGGCCGCCTCGgccaagaagaagaagagcacCAAGAAGGTGACGCCGAAGCCCAGCGGCGGGGCCccggggggcggcccgggccAGCCCGACCCGCTGGTGGTGCAGCGCAACCGCGAGAACTTGCGCAAGTCGGTGGTGGGGCCGGCCGACGGCGCCAAGCAGGGCCCGCTGGCCGTGCCGGTGCCCACAGTGCCCTCGGCGCCGCAGGAGCTGCACCCGGGCTCCGGCGGGGGAaagccgccgccgccaccgccgccggcCGGCAGCCGCCCCCCGGGGTCTCCGCGCCGCGTGGTGGTGCAGGCGTCCACCGGCGAGCTGCTGCGCTGCTTGGGGGACTTCGTGTGCCGCCGCTGCTATCGCCTGAAGGAGCTGAGCCCCGGCGAACTCATCTCCTGGTTTCGCAGCGTGGACCGctcgctgctgctgcagggctggcaggaccAGGGCTTCATCACCCCGGCCAACCTGGTGTTCGTCTACCTGCTGTGCCGGGAAGCGCTGCGGGGCGAAGACATCGGGAGCCAGGCCGAGCTGCAGGCCGCCTTCCTCACCTGCCTCTATCTCGCCTACTCCTACATGGGCAACGAGATCTCCTACCCGCTCAAGCCCTTCCTGGTGGAGGGAGACAAGGGGCGCTTCTGGGAGCGCTGCCTGGGCATCATCCAGCGCCTCAGCGCCAAGATGCTGCGAATCAACGCGGACCCGCACTACTTCACGCAACTCTTCCAGGACCTCAAGAGCGAGGGCGAGGGCGGAGACGGGTCCAAGCACTGGACGATCAGCCTGGACCGCTAG